The genomic segment CTGGCGCTGCAGGTTGGTCAGGTCGACGGTGTCGCCGTCGGCCAGGGTGATCCGGCCAACGCCGGCGGAGGCCAGATAGATCGCTGCCGGCGAGCCGAGTCCGCCGGCACCGATGATCAGCGCGCTCGCGTCAACCAGGCGCTGCTGCCCGGCGATGCCGATCTCGTCGAGCAGGATGTGTCGGCTGTAGCGCAGCAACTGCCGGTCGTTCATCGCGCGGGAGCTACTTGTACTCTCGCCACTCCGGCGGCGTATCGTCGTGGTCACCGTGTGGGTGGCGCTCCCAGGCATGGGTATAGGCCTGGGACTGCGAGCGCTTCAGCGGCCGTGCCGGGGTCTGCAGATTGTGCAACTGGGTTTCCTCGACGTAGTGGATCAGTGCCCGCACCATCTTGCTCAGCAGGGTGTTGTCGAGGTGGTGGCCGCGCTCTTCCAAAGACGTCTCGAGTTCCTGCAGCGAGTGTTGCCGCAGGTCATAGGCGACGGCGATCTCGCGCTGCTGCTCGTGCGGCTCGACGAGCAACTGTTCGAGGCTGCCGAGGTAGGCGGCAGCCTCGGGGATCTGCCCGGGGGGTAGCCGCGCGAACACGATGGTCCGCTGCTTGCGGATCGGTGGTGGGGCTGGCGCAGCCGGTCGTTTCACCTTCGCCATCCACAGGCACGATTCAGCGCGCCGTCTTCATGATCTGCATACCCTTGAGCAGATTGAGTGCCTGGTTGAGCTGGTAGTCCTTCTTCGACGCCAGTTCCCGGCTCGGCGGCATCTCGACAGCCTCGTCCGCATCCTCCTTCGGCGCGCTGCTCTTCGGCTTCGCCGGTGCCGGCTTGGCGGGCTTGGCCGGAGCTTCCTTGGCCGGCGTACCGCCTTCCTTGTCGTTGTCGAGATGATGCTCGAGGTTGGCTTCGCGCAAGCGCTCGGCCGAGGTGCCGTTGGCGCTTTCCTCGACGACGATGTCCGGAACGATTCCCTTGGCCTGGATCGAGCGACCGGAGGGCGTGTAATAGCGCGCGGTCGTCAGCTTGATCGCCGTGTTTCCCGGCAGCGGCAGGACGGTCTGTACGGATCCCTTGCCGAAGGTGGTGGTGCCCAGGATGACGGCGCGCTTGTGGTCCTGCAATGCGCCGGCAACGATCTCGGATGCCGATGCCGAGCCGCCATTGACCAGTACCACCATCGGCACGCTACGTGCCTCCGGCGGCAGGTTCCGGATGTAATCGTCCCGGCTGCCACGCAGGTAGTCGCTCGGCGAGGTCGCGTACCGGTGCTTGGCATCGGGTGCGCGGCCGTCGGTCGAGGTGACCAGAGTTTCCGGCGGCAGGAAGGCCGCGGAAACTCCGACGGCACTGTTGAGCAGGCCGCCGGGGTCGTTGCGCAGGTCGAGTACCAGACCCTTCAGTGGCCCATTCCGGAAGAGGTCGTTGAGGTGCTTGACCACCGCCGCGCCCGTGTTCTCCTGGAACGAAGTGATGCGCAGGTAGCCGTAACCGTCCTCGACCAGTTTCGACTTGACGCTCTGCACCTTGATCACTTCACGGGTCAGGGTGACATTGATCGGTTTTGCCTCCCCCTTGCGGACGATGGACAGCCTGATCTGCGACTTCGGTTTGCCACGCATGCGTTTGACGGCTTCCGTCAGCGTCAGTCCCTTGACGAGGGTGTCGTCGATCTTGAAGATCAGGTCGCCGGTCTTGATACCCGCCCGGTACGCTGGCGTGTCTTCGATCGGCGAGACGACCTTGACGAGGCCGTCTTCCATGCCCACCTCGATGCCGATGCCGCCAAACTCGCCCTGCGTTCCGACCTGCAGATCCTTGAACGCGTCGGCGTCAAGGTAGCTCGAGTGGGGATCGAGGTTGGAGAGCATGCCGCTGATGGCGTGCGTGATCAGCTTCTTGTCCTCGACCGGTTCGACGTAGCCGCTCTTGATGGCGTTGAAGACTTCAGCGAAGGTGCGCAGTTCCTCGATGGGCAGGCTGGCGCGCGTTTCCTTGTCAGCGATCGCCGAAAACTGCAGGCTGATCAGCACGCCGCCCAGCAACCCTGCGCCGACCAATCCGGCCTGTCTCAACTTGCCCATTCGTCTCACTCCAGTGCGCATCATTTCGTGTGCGTCGCCGATGGGTGAGCAGAAACGGTGCTCAAGCGCGCTGGCTGATGCACAGGGGCTCCTGCTCGCTCATGCCCGTCGTCCGGGCCCGCTGGCGACGGGTTGTCAACAGGCCTTCAGTGCCTGGCGCCGACCCAGGCCATCGGATCGAGCGGTCTGCCCTGATGGCGCAGCTCGAAGTATAAACCGGATTCCGGATTGCCACCGCTGTTGCCGACGGTCGCGATCACCTCGCCCAAGCGCGCTTCCTCGCCGACGTTCTTCAACAGCGACTCGTTGTTGGCATAGATCGACAGGTAGCCGCCGCCATGATCGACGATGATCAGGTTGCCGAAGCCGCGCATCCATTCTGCGAAGACGACCTTGCCGGCGGCGATGCTGCGGACCTCACTGCCAGTGCTGGCCAGGATGAAAAGGCCCTTCCAGTTGCTTCCCTCCTGTCGCGTGGTGCCAAAGCGATTGCTGACGGATCCTCGCGTCGGCAGGCGCAGCTGTCCCTTCAACCGTGCCAGGCCAGCGGCGCCAGTCGTCGACGCCGCTTCGTCAGCACGACTTGCCGCCGGTGGCGACACCGCGCGCGCGTCGCCGGCAGCGGCTTCCGCCGGCGATGCCGGTTCGCGGGCTTCGGGAGGTCTTGCCGGCTCGCGCCGCTGCGTTTCACGGCGGGCGTCGCTCGCCTGCGCGGCAAGGATTCGCGCCAGCCGGTCGACGAGTTCAGCCAAGCGCCTCTCATCGCGCTGCAGGGTGCCGATCTCACGCCGCTGCGCGGCGATCTGCTCCGAAACCTTGGAAAGAGCCAGTTGTCGCTGCTGTCGCTGGGCAATCAGCCGGGCATGCTCCTCGCGCTGCCGGGCCTCGCTGGTGGCGAGCAGCTCGGCCTGTTGGCGGGTGTCGCGGGCGAGCGCCTGCTGGCGCTGCAAGTTCGCCTCGATTTCGCGCAGGATCTCGCGCCGTGCGCGGCCGATCATCTCCAGATAGTAGAGGTCGCGTGCCAGCTGGTTCGGGTCATCGCCGTTGAGGAACATGCGCACTGGATCGGGATTGCCCCGCAGGTACTGTCGGTGCAGGAGGCGTGCCAGTTGCTCCTGCTGGGCGTTGAGGACCCGGCCGAGATCACCCGCCTGCCTTTCCAGTTCGTTGAGGCGAGTCCGCAGTCTCTCGGTCTCGGTCCCCGTTTCGTGCAGTTGGCGTTGGGTAGCCGAGATGGCGCGCTCCGCTTCCTGCAACTGATCGACGGCGTCCCTGCGCGAGCCTTCGGCGGCGCTCATCTGCCGGCGAAGCGCTTCGATCTGGCTGCGCAGCGACTTCAGATTGCCTTGCTTTTCGGCCACCTCGCCAGCGGACGCCGTGTCCACGCTGGCCGCCGTCTGACGGCTGCCGGCCATCGCTGCCGGCTGCAGAGCGCCGAGCAGCAGGGCGAGAAGGCCCAGGCAGCGCCAGTTCGAGGCTGCGAAGGCGGTGGGCGCTTCGGTCCTCGCCGTCGTCGCTGGGCTGTTCCGCTCCGCTCTCGCTTGCCGACTGCCGCTCGAGGTGACGATCGCGCCGCCGTGTTCGCGCCCGAAAGCTTCGTCGGTGGTGCGCGAGAAGCGCTCGTGGGTCTGTCTGATGCTCGCCAATGAACGAAGACGGTCCTGCAGGAGCGTGAGAAGGCTGTGCCCGAGCGCCGGCGCGAGGAGCCGCAAGCCGCTGAAAAGCGGAGCACTCCGTAGATCAGGCTTTTCTTTTATAATGCGCGATTATATGATAAACGGCGATGCTGGCGAGACGTGCCCATCAAGACCAGTCTGATCGACAAGCAGGAGCACATCGAGCAAGCGGCACGCGCGCTGAAATCGATCTCGCACCCGTTGCGTCTGAAGATCCTGTGCGTGATCGGGGACCAGGAGGCATGCGTGCAGGAGATCGTCGAGGCGGTTGGCACCTCGCAGAGCAACATCTCGCAGCATCTCGCGATTTTGCGCGAAAAAGGTATTTTGCTTGCCCGCAAGGAGGCACACCGTGTCTTTTATCGGGTCGGCGATGAGCGGACATTGCAGCTCATCGGCATGATGCGCGAGGTGTTCTGCGGCGGCTAGGCGGCAGCTTGGTCCCCCGCTTCAAGCCACTCTCCTGCCAGCGCCAGTCGCGTCTGGTGGTCGCCATCGGTATCTGGAGCCTGTGTTGGAATTCGTACAACAAAACATCTTTCTCATTGCCATCGCGATAGTCAGCGGCGGCATGTTGCTGGTGCTGACCTTCCGCCGCCCGGGCGGAGCGAAAGCGGTCACGGCGAGTGAGGCGACGATGCTGATCAACCGTGAGAGCGCCCAAGTGATCGACATCCGCGACCAAAATGAGTACATCGCGGGGCATCTCGTCGACTCGCGCAACATTCCGGCGGCTTCGTTGGCGGAGCGTGCTGGCGAACTCGAGCAGTTCAAGGAGAAGCCGCTGATTCTCGTCTGCCAGTCCGGAGCGCGGTCGCAGGTGGCCTGCGGGACGCTTGCCAAACTGGGCTTCGTACGCGTGCACAATCTGGAAGGGGGTATCGCCGCGTGGGGCGAGGCCGGGCTGCCGCTGAAGAAGGGGGCGCGTCGATGAGCGTTCGGGTGCCGGTGCTGATGTACTCGACGGCGGTCTGCCCCTACTGCATCCGCGCCGAACAACTCCTCCGCGCCCGGGGCGTCGCCGAGATCGAAAAGGTGCGGATCGATCTCGATCCCGAACGGCGCAGCGAAATGCAGGTACGGACTGGCCGACGCACGGTGCCGCAGATCTTCATTGGAGCGACCCACGTTGGCGGTGCCGACGACTTGGTTGCACTCGATCGTTCCGGCAAGCTGCTGCCACTCCTCGCCGGCGAGAGTGCCTGAGCCCTGCTTGCCGGGTTTCGTTGATCCTTTTCCCACCCTTGGCCGAAAGCTACCATGAGCGAACAAGAAAACCCCGTATTTGCAATCGAGAAGATCTATATCAAGGATTTTTCGCTGGAGGTGCCCAATGCGCCCCAGATTTTTCTCGAGCGCGAGTCACCCCAAGTCAGCATCCAGTTGCAGAGCAATGCGCAGGGTATCGGCGAAGGAATCTTCGAGGTCACGCTGACCACCACCGTGACCTCCAAGATCGGGGAGAAAACCGTATTCCTCGTCGAGGTCGGGCAGGCGGGCATCTTTCGCGTGCAGAACGTGCCAAGCGAGAACATGGATCCGCTGCTGTCGATCGCCTGTCCCAACATCCTCTTCCCGTACGCGCGCGAGGCGGTGTCCGATGCCGTCACTCGTGCGGGCTTCGCGCCCGTGATGCTGCAGCCGGTGAACTTCGAAGCGCTCTACATGTCTCGCCTGCAACAGCAGCAGGCAGCAGCCGGCAGTGCGGCCGGCGAGGCAACGGCCTGAGCGATGCCGCGTTTGCTCGGCGCGTTGCTTGCGGTTGGTCTGGCGGCCCCATCGTTGGCCATCGAGTATCGCACCGTCGACGTGCCGACCGTCCTTTATGACGCGCCGTCGCAGAGGGGGGGCAAGTCGTTCGTCATCCGGCGCGGGACCCCGGT from the Accumulibacter sp. genome contains:
- a CDS encoding S41 family peptidase, with translation MGKLRQAGLVGAGLLGGVLISLQFSAIADKETRASLPIEELRTFAEVFNAIKSGYVEPVEDKKLITHAISGMLSNLDPHSSYLDADAFKDLQVGTQGEFGGIGIEVGMEDGLVKVVSPIEDTPAYRAGIKTGDLIFKIDDTLVKGLTLTEAVKRMRGKPKSQIRLSIVRKGEAKPINVTLTREVIKVQSVKSKLVEDGYGYLRITSFQENTGAAVVKHLNDLFRNGPLKGLVLDLRNDPGGLLNSAVGVSAAFLPPETLVTSTDGRAPDAKHRYATSPSDYLRGSRDDYIRNLPPEARSVPMVVLVNGGSASASEIVAGALQDHKRAVILGTTTFGKGSVQTVLPLPGNTAIKLTTARYYTPSGRSIQAKGIVPDIVVEESANGTSAERLREANLEHHLDNDKEGGTPAKEAPAKPAKPAPAKPKSSAPKEDADEAVEMPPSRELASKKDYQLNQALNLLKGMQIMKTAR
- a CDS encoding murein hydrolase activator EnvC family protein; translation: MASIRQTHERFSRTTDEAFGREHGGAIVTSSGSRQARAERNSPATTARTEAPTAFAASNWRCLGLLALLLGALQPAAMAGSRQTAASVDTASAGEVAEKQGNLKSLRSQIEALRRQMSAAEGSRRDAVDQLQEAERAISATQRQLHETGTETERLRTRLNELERQAGDLGRVLNAQQEQLARLLHRQYLRGNPDPVRMFLNGDDPNQLARDLYYLEMIGRARREILREIEANLQRQQALARDTRQQAELLATSEARQREEHARLIAQRQQRQLALSKVSEQIAAQRREIGTLQRDERRLAELVDRLARILAAQASDARRETQRREPARPPEAREPASPAEAAAGDARAVSPPAASRADEAASTTGAAGLARLKGQLRLPTRGSVSNRFGTTRQEGSNWKGLFILASTGSEVRSIAAGKVVFAEWMRGFGNLIIVDHGGGYLSIYANNESLLKNVGEEARLGEVIATVGNSGGNPESGLYFELRHQGRPLDPMAWVGARH
- a CDS encoding ArsR/SmtB family transcription factor; protein product: MPIKTSLIDKQEHIEQAARALKSISHPLRLKILCVIGDQEACVQEIVEAVGTSQSNISQHLAILREKGILLARKEAHRVFYRVGDERTLQLIGMMREVFCGG
- a CDS encoding rhodanese-like domain-containing protein; the protein is MEFVQQNIFLIAIAIVSGGMLLVLTFRRPGGAKAVTASEATMLINRESAQVIDIRDQNEYIAGHLVDSRNIPAASLAERAGELEQFKEKPLILVCQSGARSQVACGTLAKLGFVRVHNLEGGIAAWGEAGLPLKKGARR
- the grxC gene encoding glutaredoxin 3 — translated: MSVRVPVLMYSTAVCPYCIRAEQLLRARGVAEIEKVRIDLDPERRSEMQVRTGRRTVPQIFIGATHVGGADDLVALDRSGKLLPLLAGESA
- the secB gene encoding protein-export chaperone SecB, producing the protein MSEQENPVFAIEKIYIKDFSLEVPNAPQIFLERESPQVSIQLQSNAQGIGEGIFEVTLTTTVTSKIGEKTVFLVEVGQAGIFRVQNVPSENMDPLLSIACPNILFPYAREAVSDAVTRAGFAPVMLQPVNFEALYMSRLQQQQAAAGSAAGEATA